One genomic window of Terriglobia bacterium includes the following:
- the nusB gene encoding transcription antitermination factor NusB: MGQRRRARECALQMLFQMDLAGGPPEDVFGLFWAGQEAPEELRAFAEALVRGVARERLFLDNVVAGSAEHWRIERMAVVDRNVLRMAVYEMLFDAEIPPVVAIDEAIEVARKFGSEESGAFINGILDAVRKRVERGEISPRKDGR, translated from the coding sequence TTGGGCCAGCGAAGGCGCGCCCGCGAGTGCGCGCTCCAGATGCTCTTCCAGATGGACCTGGCCGGCGGGCCGCCCGAGGACGTCTTCGGGCTCTTCTGGGCGGGCCAGGAGGCGCCGGAAGAGCTCAGGGCGTTCGCGGAGGCGCTGGTGAGGGGGGTGGCCCGCGAGAGGCTCTTCCTCGACAATGTGGTGGCCGGCTCCGCCGAGCACTGGCGGATCGAGCGGATGGCCGTGGTCGACCGCAACGTCCTGCGCATGGCGGTGTACGAGATGCTGTTCGACGCGGAGATCCCGCCGGTCGTGGCCATCGACGAGGCGATCGAGGTCGCGCGCAAGTTCGGCAGCGAGGAGTCGGGCGCGTTCATCAACGGGATCCTGGACGCGGTGCGGAAGCGGGTCGAGAGGGGCGAGATCTCGCCCCGGAAGGACGGGCGGTGA